A single Crateriforma conspicua DNA region contains:
- a CDS encoding gamma-glutamyl-gamma-aminobutyrate hydrolase family protein yields the protein MSCKPLIGINADFRAAARSVPAYAYLASGYFQSILKAGGVPVVVPPLDDLDSVHALLQGVHGFVFIGGGDLDPRNDGFMLHPSVRPLDPAREASDRMLMNEVAERRMPVLGIGTGMQLLNIQQGGNLFLDIKEDLPNAVPHFDAQDPNHRHTLDVVSDSLVGRVYGDGEIRVSSRHHMAIDEVAPGFRVTARCPDGVIEAIESEMMDWFAIGTQFHPECSAASALDIRIFEEFVDGVKESMDQRLRLVA from the coding sequence ATGTCGTGCAAACCGTTGATTGGAATCAATGCGGATTTCCGTGCTGCCGCTCGCAGCGTACCGGCCTACGCCTATCTGGCGTCGGGCTATTTCCAGTCAATCTTGAAAGCCGGCGGCGTACCGGTCGTCGTACCGCCCCTGGATGATCTGGATAGTGTGCACGCTTTGTTGCAAGGCGTCCATGGCTTTGTGTTCATCGGTGGCGGCGACTTGGACCCCCGCAACGACGGTTTCATGCTGCATCCCAGCGTCCGCCCGCTGGACCCGGCTCGTGAAGCCAGCGACCGCATGTTGATGAACGAAGTCGCCGAACGACGGATGCCCGTACTGGGAATCGGTACCGGCATGCAACTGCTGAACATCCAACAGGGTGGCAACCTGTTCTTGGACATCAAGGAAGACTTGCCCAACGCCGTCCCGCACTTTGATGCTCAAGACCCGAACCACCGGCACACCTTGGACGTTGTCAGCGATTCGCTGGTGGGACGTGTCTATGGCGACGGTGAGATCCGCGTCAGCAGCCGACACCACATGGCGATCGACGAAGTCGCCCCAGGTTTCCGAGTCACCGCACGTTGCCCCGACGGCGTGATCGAAGCCATCGAAAGCGAAATGATGGACTGGTTCGCCATCGGAACCCAGTTCCACCCCGAGTGCTCCGCCGCGTCCGCCCTGGACATTCGCATCTTCGAAGAATTCGTCGATGGCGTGAAAGAATCCATGGATCAACGCTTGCGTTTGGTCGCCTAA